In Rhodothermus bifroesti, a single genomic region encodes these proteins:
- a CDS encoding tetratricopeptide repeat protein — protein MSDAFLNSYRLPVPAFDRTERLPSLLRPLWEALRHHQPHLVLTQAPQLLEHPALESAELRAAVLSALGAARLQLRQYEGAKRMLRLSLAALPHQWLARRLLVTCYERERRFAEAQAHLSELVNLPSGAAWDEPLPASDWHLGMAALAWHLRDWEAVAWHVAQAFPEGLATMPPALQADLLRLALYRNRPDEASRVAAHLLTQQPNDQAIDVLLETLVQRGWKAEACALYREAYYRYPESERLRRRLVALCLQTGAIEEARRLACQGVLTVEG, from the coding sequence ATGAGTGACGCGTTTTTGAACAGTTATCGCCTTCCTGTCCCAGCATTCGACCGGACAGAGCGTTTGCCCTCCCTCCTGCGTCCACTTTGGGAAGCGCTCCGGCACCACCAGCCGCACTTGGTGCTTACGCAAGCGCCGCAGTTGCTCGAGCATCCAGCATTAGAAAGTGCCGAGCTGCGTGCAGCAGTGCTTAGTGCTTTAGGCGCAGCCCGCCTGCAACTGCGCCAGTACGAAGGCGCCAAGCGTATGCTGCGTTTGTCGCTGGCTGCTTTACCACACCAGTGGCTTGCCCGGCGTCTACTGGTTACCTGCTACGAACGCGAACGACGTTTTGCTGAAGCGCAAGCTCACCTTTCGGAGCTGGTCAATCTGCCTTCCGGGGCAGCATGGGATGAACCGCTACCTGCTTCGGACTGGCATCTAGGCATGGCCGCGCTGGCCTGGCACTTGCGGGATTGGGAAGCTGTAGCCTGGCACGTGGCCCAGGCCTTTCCTGAAGGCCTTGCAACGATGCCCCCAGCCCTACAGGCCGATTTGCTGCGCCTGGCCCTTTACCGCAACCGCCCAGACGAAGCCAGTCGCGTCGCAGCCCACTTGCTTACGCAGCAACCCAACGACCAAGCGATCGATGTGCTGCTTGAAACCTTAGTGCAACGCGGCTGGAAAGCTGAAGCTTGTGCCCTATACCGTGAAGCCTACTACCGCTATCCAGAAAGTGAGCGCCTACGCCGCCGCCTGGTGGCCCTCTGTCTACAAACCGGCGCCATTGAAGAAGCACGCCGGTTAGCATGCCAAGGTGTGCTAACCGTAGAAGGATAA
- a CDS encoding HDOD domain-containing protein, translating to MSTARPTLSRLELRCPPLPQTLTEAVGLLNQPDQLEVRAVTRLVERDPVVVARLLQIVNSAYYGLRRTVSSVERAVVLLGPVSVAGIIIGMQMLRLRAALPSQTLACFHRLSQHSLATAFLARHLLGLMHPRASNQLSIGFTAGLLHDFGKIILVYNFPDEAVAFYDQQRLTQTVQARDEQELERLLFGFDHTEAGEYVAHKLNFPDVLIDTIRFHHAPDQTPPSREAYWLTPAIAVADRIARTMGYAFTHPLHPDEALNHPAWALLLDQYQAVEWTPESLLTHCMQQQEYLGQHVQSLSLPNPPTRTRP from the coding sequence ATGTCTACGGCCCGACCCACGCTAAGCCGATTGGAGCTGCGCTGTCCGCCGCTTCCACAGACGCTCACGGAAGCTGTGGGGCTTTTAAACCAGCCCGACCAGCTGGAAGTGCGAGCGGTGACGCGCTTGGTCGAGCGGGACCCTGTGGTCGTCGCCCGTCTATTGCAAATCGTCAACTCGGCTTATTACGGGCTGCGTCGCACCGTCAGCAGTGTCGAACGGGCCGTTGTACTGCTTGGACCGGTCAGTGTGGCTGGGATCATTATCGGGATGCAGATGTTGCGGTTGCGCGCTGCACTTCCTAGCCAAACGCTGGCTTGTTTTCATCGCCTTTCGCAGCATAGCCTGGCTACGGCTTTCCTAGCCCGTCATCTTTTGGGACTGATGCATCCACGCGCTAGCAACCAGCTCAGCATCGGCTTTACAGCTGGTCTACTGCACGACTTCGGCAAAATTATTCTGGTGTATAACTTCCCAGATGAAGCAGTCGCCTTCTACGATCAGCAACGCCTGACGCAGACCGTCCAAGCACGGGACGAACAGGAGCTGGAACGGCTGCTTTTTGGCTTTGATCACACCGAAGCCGGCGAATACGTAGCGCATAAGCTAAATTTTCCAGACGTGCTCATCGATACCATTCGCTTTCATCATGCACCTGACCAAACGCCACCTTCCCGCGAGGCCTACTGGCTTACCCCGGCCATTGCTGTGGCCGATCGCATCGCCCGCACAATGGGATATGCCTTTACCCACCCCTTACACCCCGATGAAGCCCTAAACCACCCTGCATGGGCGCTGCTGCTCGACCAATACCAGGCCGTCGAGTGGACTCCAGAAAGTCTGCTCACGCACTGCATGCAACAGCAGGAATACCTAGGCCAACATGTACAATCGCTCAGCCTCCCCAACCCTCCTACACGTACCCGGCCATGA
- a CDS encoding response regulator — protein sequence MKLLLVEPSQLRCRIGNILRLGGIEDLQEVTSGQEALRMLKQQSVDLVLIGPYVTDPPGPELLRQLRQLEGHQHTATLIFLETPTDEHVLEVAELNVSGIIVVPFEDAYLLARVRETLRRSHKAYRKQLHIVRAA from the coding sequence ATGAAACTCCTACTGGTTGAACCCTCACAGCTGCGCTGTCGCATTGGCAATATCCTACGCTTGGGCGGCATAGAGGACCTGCAGGAAGTCACTAGCGGTCAAGAAGCCCTGCGTATGCTCAAACAGCAGTCGGTAGACTTGGTACTTATTGGCCCCTACGTAACCGATCCCCCTGGGCCGGAGCTTCTACGCCAGCTACGCCAGCTTGAGGGGCATCAACACACCGCTACGCTCATCTTTCTCGAAACCCCTACCGACGAACACGTGCTAGAAGTGGCCGAACTCAATGTAAGCGGCATCATTGTGGTGCCATTTGAGGATGCCTACCTGCTTGCCCGCGTGCGCGAAACGCTGCGCCGCAGCCATAAAGCCTATCGTAAGCAGCTGCATATTGTGCGCGCAGCATAG
- a CDS encoding methyl-accepting chemotaxis protein, with amino-acid sequence MQVLFRIIRTFSLRRQFVIATIGITLLPFIAFSFVVLWRVVHLAEALTLEKLRLVAEVKDNAAEQYYRQLLQDAAALAGHPAVIAYLRNPSEARSKEAAEQVLRQIQEAKWGAYHHVFLSDVEGTVRLSPPHGNATNTHEGQSIRGLSYFVQALQQPLLTDFFGFEERDHYHQLVLHPVRTEDGQAVGLVVIEVVIQHLLSWMNAEHAQLPEGSRLFLSTLEGREIVHSKEDPEVWHRSGVMRAVGEADGEAFGTFQDPNRPAYIGYYRRAQSGPFVLGLEVPAATALGKARAQAWWIGGFSLLAIGFLALAAHWGGKQLSHRIERVAAVAQELQQGNLAARVLGEDSKDEVAQIGHVLNQLADSVAQTIQSLEAEKAQQAVRIQEAIAHIEAQKASLEANVAYILEQMRDFAEGDLSVRLEKLSDAETYKIAFQQLFEGFNQAVANLEQMIHQVHLLTKMVRSDTEEIRQATDVLAYQVMQQTQQANDVAAAIEEMARTAESNAQSAKHTAQVAQLSKKTAQESELTLQQTMESIHRLAQTVRESVSYVRKLGQSGEQIGAIVSVIEEIATQTNLLALNAAIEAARAGDSGRGFAVVADEVRRLAERTAQATREIAEMIQRVQQETEEAVRMMEQGYTELEAGLMQAEAMRMQFNTLLRNAEETMDMVTQIASASQQQAATSEEMAKSVVMITEAIHAISQGAQQIRERFDGLHQSITELERHIVRFRLQEQVV; translated from the coding sequence ATGCAGGTTCTTTTTCGAATCATCCGTACTTTTTCGTTACGGCGACAGTTTGTGATTGCTACTATTGGTATTACGCTGCTGCCTTTCATTGCTTTTTCTTTCGTTGTTTTATGGCGTGTGGTGCATTTGGCTGAAGCGTTGACTTTAGAGAAGCTTCGGCTTGTGGCTGAGGTCAAAGACAATGCTGCGGAGCAGTATTACCGTCAGCTGTTGCAAGATGCTGCTGCACTGGCTGGTCATCCCGCAGTGATAGCGTATCTCAGAAATCCTTCTGAAGCACGAAGTAAAGAAGCGGCCGAGCAGGTGTTACGTCAGATCCAAGAAGCGAAGTGGGGCGCCTATCATCACGTCTTTCTGAGCGATGTAGAAGGAACTGTTCGGTTAAGTCCGCCCCATGGCAATGCAACCAATACCCATGAAGGGCAATCAATTCGTGGGTTATCTTATTTTGTACAAGCCCTGCAGCAGCCTTTACTGACCGACTTTTTTGGCTTTGAAGAGCGCGACCATTATCACCAGCTCGTTTTGCATCCGGTACGTACCGAAGATGGGCAGGCGGTAGGACTAGTTGTAATTGAGGTGGTGATACAGCACCTTTTGTCGTGGATGAACGCCGAGCATGCCCAGCTTCCTGAGGGATCGCGTTTGTTTTTAAGTACACTAGAGGGGAGGGAAATTGTGCATAGCAAAGAAGATCCAGAAGTATGGCATCGCAGTGGTGTCATGAGGGCGGTAGGTGAGGCAGATGGGGAGGCATTTGGTACTTTTCAGGACCCCAATCGACCAGCTTATATTGGCTACTATCGACGCGCCCAGAGTGGCCCGTTTGTGCTAGGGCTAGAAGTCCCTGCAGCAACTGCTTTGGGCAAGGCGCGAGCTCAGGCTTGGTGGATTGGGGGGTTTAGCTTGCTTGCAATAGGCTTTTTGGCCTTGGCTGCCCATTGGGGAGGAAAGCAATTAAGCCATCGTATTGAGCGGGTCGCTGCCGTCGCCCAAGAGCTCCAACAAGGAAATTTAGCTGCACGCGTGCTCGGGGAGGATAGCAAAGATGAAGTTGCCCAAATTGGTCATGTGCTAAACCAGCTCGCTGACTCTGTAGCGCAAACCATTCAAAGTCTGGAAGCCGAAAAGGCGCAGCAGGCAGTACGCATCCAAGAAGCTATTGCACATATCGAAGCCCAAAAAGCTTCCTTGGAAGCTAATGTGGCCTATATCCTTGAGCAAATGCGGGATTTTGCAGAGGGAGATCTTTCGGTGCGGTTAGAAAAACTGTCCGATGCGGAAACATACAAAATAGCGTTTCAGCAACTTTTTGAAGGATTTAATCAGGCGGTGGCGAACCTAGAGCAGATGATCCATCAGGTGCACCTGCTGACCAAGATGGTGCGTAGCGATACTGAAGAAATTCGACAGGCTACGGATGTGTTGGCTTATCAAGTTATGCAGCAGACGCAGCAAGCCAACGATGTGGCCGCTGCTATTGAAGAAATGGCGCGTACGGCCGAATCCAATGCGCAGAGCGCTAAGCATACAGCACAGGTAGCCCAACTAAGCAAAAAGACAGCTCAAGAAAGCGAACTAACCTTGCAGCAAACGATGGAAAGCATCCACCGTTTGGCACAAACTGTTCGGGAATCGGTTTCCTATGTGCGCAAGTTGGGTCAATCGGGTGAACAAATTGGTGCGATTGTGTCGGTGATTGAAGAAATCGCTACGCAGACCAATCTCTTAGCTCTGAATGCGGCTATTGAGGCTGCGCGGGCTGGCGATTCGGGACGGGGGTTTGCCGTGGTGGCCGATGAGGTGCGGCGATTGGCGGAGCGGACAGCGCAAGCTACGCGGGAGATTGCCGAGATGATTCAGCGCGTGCAGCAAGAAACGGAAGAAGCTGTACGCATGATGGAGCAGGGCTATACAGAGCTTGAAGCTGGGCTGATGCAGGCCGAAGCCATGCGTATGCAATTTAACACGCTGCTCCGTAATGCCGAAGAAACCATGGACATGGTCACGCAGATTGCTTCAGCTAGCCAGCAGCAGGCAGCTACTAGCGAAGAAATGGCAAAGAGCGTGGTGATGATTACGGAGGCTATTCATGCCATTTCCCAAGGAGCCCAGCAAATTCGGGAGCGCTTCGATGGACTCCATCAGAGCATAACTGAGCTAGAACGCCATATTGTCCGTTTCCGCTTGCAAGAACAAGTGGTGTAG
- a CDS encoding sodium:solute symporter family protein, whose product MHLTWLDGALIVAYFLFSIGIALYYYRRAGQNTAEFFLSGRNMPWWLAGTSMVATTFAADTPLAVSELVAYNGIAGNWLWWNFALGGVLTVFFFARLWRRSGVLTDVEFVELRYSGQAAAWLRGLKAVYFGLFMNVIILGWVSLAMQTVIDILFPGLTLFGRTSFVVLGIEMSASLVLVGLLVLLVGGYSLLSGLWGVAVTDVFQFVLAMGGTTLLAIFALNLPEVGGIAGLKARLPETTFHMLPTVGEAVQGVGVLALSIAAFAAYIGVQWWASWYPGAEPGGGGYIAQRMMSAKDERHALFSALWFNIAHYCIRPWPWILTALVALVLFPGENPRNAYVLVMRDTLPSGLLGLLVAAFLAAFMSTVSTQLNWGVSYLVNDFWRRFVRPNANEKHYVRVARVLTFVLAVISVLVTSQLQSISGAWSLILTASGGLGLVLILRWYWWRINAWSELTATLVPLVLAGLAFLGIPVPGLLDPFPTNLFAVVAYTTLAWVTATVFTPPTDAATLDAFYRRVRPVGPGWKPVAVRHPDIQPETMLKTLALDWLAGVVLVYSILFGIGQVLLGSQLLGLSLLMLACATGMLLWRRLRRLPTA is encoded by the coding sequence ATGCATCTCACGTGGCTCGACGGCGCGCTCATTGTCGCTTACTTTTTGTTTTCCATAGGGATTGCCCTGTACTACTATCGCCGCGCTGGACAGAATACCGCAGAGTTCTTCCTTTCAGGTCGGAATATGCCTTGGTGGCTGGCTGGCACAAGCATGGTAGCCACTACGTTTGCAGCCGACACGCCTTTGGCGGTATCAGAGCTGGTAGCCTACAACGGCATTGCAGGAAATTGGCTTTGGTGGAACTTTGCTTTAGGGGGTGTGCTGACGGTGTTTTTCTTTGCCCGCCTGTGGCGTCGAAGCGGTGTGTTGACCGATGTGGAGTTTGTCGAACTGCGCTACAGTGGCCAAGCAGCTGCTTGGCTACGTGGCCTCAAGGCCGTTTACTTTGGACTGTTCATGAATGTGATCATTCTGGGGTGGGTGTCGCTGGCCATGCAAACGGTCATTGACATTTTATTCCCCGGACTAACGCTTTTTGGCCGCACGTCGTTTGTGGTACTGGGCATCGAGATGAGCGCTTCGCTTGTGCTGGTTGGCCTATTGGTGCTTCTTGTGGGCGGGTACTCGCTGCTTTCAGGGCTGTGGGGGGTCGCTGTCACCGACGTGTTCCAATTTGTGCTGGCTATGGGCGGCACAACGCTGCTGGCCATTTTTGCGCTGAACTTGCCTGAGGTGGGGGGTATTGCTGGCCTTAAGGCCCGGCTTCCTGAAACAACGTTTCACATGCTTCCTACCGTAGGGGAAGCTGTACAAGGGGTAGGCGTTCTGGCACTTTCGATTGCGGCCTTTGCGGCTTATATCGGCGTGCAGTGGTGGGCAAGCTGGTATCCCGGTGCCGAACCTGGTGGCGGTGGCTATATTGCACAACGGATGATGAGCGCTAAAGACGAGCGCCACGCGTTGTTTTCAGCCCTTTGGTTCAACATTGCACACTATTGCATACGTCCCTGGCCCTGGATCCTTACGGCGCTGGTGGCGCTGGTGCTGTTTCCAGGAGAAAATCCGCGGAATGCCTACGTGCTCGTGATGCGCGACACATTGCCATCAGGCCTGCTGGGATTACTGGTTGCAGCGTTTCTGGCAGCTTTCATGAGTACCGTCTCGACGCAGCTGAACTGGGGCGTATCGTACTTGGTCAACGACTTTTGGCGGCGTTTTGTCCGGCCTAATGCCAACGAAAAACATTACGTGCGTGTAGCACGTGTGCTAACGTTTGTGCTGGCTGTCATTAGCGTACTGGTAACCAGCCAACTTCAGTCGATCAGCGGTGCCTGGAGCCTTATTCTTACCGCCTCTGGGGGACTAGGGCTAGTGTTGATTTTGCGTTGGTACTGGTGGCGTATCAATGCCTGGAGTGAACTTACCGCCACACTGGTTCCTTTAGTGCTGGCTGGACTGGCCTTTTTAGGCATCCCCGTTCCAGGACTGCTGGATCCTTTTCCTACGAACCTATTTGCCGTGGTTGCCTATACTACGCTGGCTTGGGTGACCGCTACCGTGTTTACGCCCCCTACCGATGCGGCAACGCTCGATGCCTTTTATCGCCGGGTACGCCCTGTAGGACCGGGTTGGAAGCCGGTCGCTGTTCGACATCCCGACATTCAGCCAGAAACCATGCTAAAGACCTTAGCCCTCGACTGGCTGGCTGGCGTGGTGCTTGTCTACAGCATTTTGTTCGGCATAGGCCAGGTCCTCTTAGGATCTCAGCTACTTGGCTTGAGCCTTCTTATGCTAGCCTGCGCCACAGGCATGCTGCTTTGGCGCCGCCTGCGCCGCTTGCCCACTGCTTGA
- a CDS encoding co-chaperone GroES, which produces MHTFRGELIIVGDRVLIEPEEGERQTKTGLYLPATVVEHERVGTGRVIKVGPGYLMPNPEYSESEPWAPNREAVRYLPLQAQPGDYAFFLKKDAIELTYENRNYVIVPHNAILALVRPSAEDLLEKLEKLDDLDDLEDLLGNA; this is translated from the coding sequence ATGCATACCTTTCGAGGTGAGCTCATTATTGTAGGTGACCGGGTGCTAATTGAACCTGAAGAAGGCGAGCGCCAGACCAAAACCGGTCTATACCTTCCTGCCACGGTAGTAGAGCACGAACGCGTAGGGACGGGGCGTGTCATCAAAGTAGGACCGGGCTATCTGATGCCCAATCCTGAGTACTCTGAAAGCGAACCCTGGGCCCCTAATCGGGAAGCGGTTCGCTACCTACCACTTCAAGCCCAGCCCGGTGACTATGCTTTCTTCCTCAAGAAAGATGCCATTGAGCTGACTTACGAAAACCGCAACTACGTCATCGTCCCTCATAATGCTATTCTAGCCCTGGTACGCCCCAGTGCGGAAGACCTTCTGGAAAAGCTCGAAAAGCTGGACGATTTAGATGACCTGGAAGATCTGCTCGGCAATGCTTAA
- a CDS encoding protein phosphatase 2C domain-containing protein, whose translation MFPLVWTFWMPRTEAESSAYEDAFAVRPGWPFAAAVSDGATETAFAGSWARYLAQSFCQELPLTLEDLNTCLPKWRAGWEKNLPIAPLPWYLAAKLDEGACAALLGLGLQANGNWQAVAVGDAVLFHLRQEQLLQAWPLSHPDQFSQRPALISSQANVDAAAVVLKGRWRPGDAFILATDALAAWLLRFDPTLPLRLTSVELAAQLRTARQHRTLRNDDVTAVVIFCLES comes from the coding sequence ATGTTCCCTCTGGTTTGGACGTTCTGGATGCCGCGCACCGAAGCTGAAAGCTCGGCTTACGAAGATGCGTTTGCCGTGCGTCCAGGATGGCCTTTTGCCGCTGCGGTGTCGGATGGTGCAACCGAGACGGCATTTGCCGGAAGCTGGGCGCGTTATCTTGCGCAAAGCTTCTGTCAAGAGTTACCCTTGACGCTCGAGGATTTGAATACCTGTCTTCCTAAGTGGCGTGCTGGCTGGGAGAAAAACTTGCCCATTGCCCCACTTCCCTGGTACTTGGCGGCCAAGCTAGATGAAGGCGCGTGTGCAGCACTACTGGGCTTGGGGCTCCAAGCTAATGGTAACTGGCAGGCCGTAGCTGTTGGCGATGCGGTTTTGTTCCATTTGCGGCAAGAACAGTTGCTCCAAGCTTGGCCGCTAAGCCACCCCGATCAGTTTAGCCAGCGCCCAGCCCTGATTAGTAGTCAGGCAAACGTCGATGCAGCTGCAGTTGTCCTCAAAGGACGCTGGAGGCCAGGCGATGCGTTTATTTTAGCAACGGATGCTTTGGCTGCTTGGCTGCTGCGCTTTGATCCAACATTGCCGCTCAGGTTGACTTCGGTTGAATTGGCAGCCCAGTTGCGAACGGCTCGCCAGCATCGGACGCTGCGTAACGACGATGTGACAGCGGTAGTGATTTTTTGTCTAGAATCCTAG
- a CDS encoding vWA domain-containing protein — protein MAYSAEISRSTPAAILFLLDQSASMQEPFGGAEQRGDAAPSKARVLADVVNRLLQNLILRCAKEDGVRDYFYVGVVGYGERVQPLIRPAEDYRIVGDWVPLSHLAERPLRLEERLKKVPDGQGGWTERRVKFPVWFDPYAKNGTPMCQALDLAAQMVRTWIDVHPSSFPPIVINITDGEATDGDPLRYAQQLRSFATDDGETLLFNVHLSSSEEPPLMLPDSVDALPRDTYALQLFQMSSTLPFTMRAAAEQEGYRVTMDTRGFVFNADPVALVHFLEIGTRPSTLR, from the coding sequence ATGGCCTATTCTGCAGAGATCAGCCGCAGCACGCCGGCTGCGATCTTGTTTTTGCTGGATCAATCGGCTTCGATGCAAGAACCCTTTGGGGGCGCTGAGCAGCGAGGCGATGCTGCACCAAGCAAGGCACGCGTACTAGCGGATGTGGTCAATCGGCTACTTCAAAACCTGATCCTGCGCTGCGCCAAAGAAGACGGCGTGCGCGACTATTTCTACGTAGGGGTGGTGGGCTATGGCGAACGCGTGCAGCCGCTCATTCGACCCGCGGAAGACTATCGGATCGTCGGTGACTGGGTGCCTCTCAGCCATCTGGCTGAGCGCCCCCTCCGCTTAGAGGAACGATTAAAAAAAGTGCCCGATGGCCAAGGGGGGTGGACGGAGCGGCGCGTTAAGTTTCCTGTCTGGTTCGATCCTTACGCCAAAAACGGTACGCCCATGTGCCAAGCGCTTGACCTGGCTGCTCAAATGGTACGCACCTGGATCGACGTGCACCCCAGTAGCTTTCCGCCTATCGTGATCAACATCACCGATGGCGAAGCAACCGATGGCGATCCGTTGCGCTACGCACAGCAGCTGCGCAGCTTTGCCACCGACGATGGGGAGACGCTACTTTTTAACGTGCACCTTTCTTCTTCTGAAGAACCGCCCTTGATGCTCCCCGATAGCGTCGATGCCTTGCCGCGCGATACCTATGCCCTTCAGCTTTTCCAAATGTCCAGCACGCTGCCCTTTACCATGCGCGCTGCAGCTGAGCAAGAGGGCTACCGGGTGACCATGGACACGCGAGGATTCGTGTTTAATGCCGATCCGGTGGCCCTAGTGCATTTTCTGGAGATTGGTACGCGTCCCAGCACCTTGCGCTGA
- a CDS encoding PSP1 domain-containing protein → MACSSGCTSRGCGGDCPSLHVFDWLGHLYGPQPTYDIVEVRFKGRRKGLYRNADRLELQAGDYVIVEADRGLHFGIVHLTGELVRLRVRAQGLDEEAEFPRIVRLATLEDIERWEANKQQEIEAFYVAREAIERLELPMKLVDAEWQFDHKKITFYFTADHRVDFRQLVRDLARTFRTRVELRQIGARDEAARVGGIGSCGRELCCATWLHTFKPVATQAAKVQNLPLNPSRLSGQCGRLKCCLNYELEQYMEALRDYPPVDTPVETERGRGTVQKLDIFKRRVWIQYEDGTWEDLSLEEVQPYLRPPMQA, encoded by the coding sequence ATGGCCTGCAGCAGCGGATGCACTTCACGCGGTTGTGGCGGAGATTGCCCGTCGCTACACGTATTCGACTGGCTAGGCCATCTCTACGGCCCACAGCCTACCTACGACATTGTGGAAGTACGCTTTAAAGGTAGGCGTAAAGGGCTCTACCGGAATGCCGATCGACTAGAACTGCAAGCAGGGGACTATGTGATCGTGGAAGCCGATCGCGGCTTGCACTTTGGCATCGTGCACCTGACCGGCGAGCTGGTTCGGCTTCGCGTGCGTGCACAGGGACTGGATGAGGAAGCTGAATTTCCCCGTATCGTTCGCCTGGCTACACTGGAAGACATTGAACGCTGGGAGGCCAATAAACAGCAGGAAATTGAGGCCTTCTATGTGGCCCGCGAGGCGATAGAACGCCTTGAGCTGCCCATGAAGCTCGTTGATGCCGAATGGCAGTTTGATCATAAAAAGATCACCTTTTACTTCACCGCCGATCACCGGGTTGATTTTCGACAGCTGGTGCGCGATCTAGCACGAACGTTTCGCACCCGCGTAGAGCTGCGTCAAATCGGCGCCCGCGACGAAGCAGCCCGCGTCGGGGGTATTGGCTCTTGCGGTCGTGAGCTCTGCTGCGCTACCTGGCTGCATACGTTTAAACCAGTAGCCACCCAGGCAGCTAAAGTGCAAAACCTCCCCTTGAACCCTTCGCGTTTAAGCGGCCAATGTGGCCGGCTGAAGTGCTGCCTTAACTACGAGCTCGAACAGTACATGGAAGCGCTGCGGGATTATCCTCCTGTAGATACCCCGGTGGAAACAGAACGTGGACGCGGCACTGTCCAAAAACTGGATATTTTCAAACGCCGCGTTTGGATTCAATACGAAGATGGGACCTGGGAAGACCTGTCGCTGGAGGAGGTGCAGCCTTATCTCCGACCGCCAATGCAGGCGTAA
- the holB gene encoding DNA polymerase III subunit delta', with the protein MAWEQILGQARVVEALRRALESHRIAHAYLFYGPYGTGKRAVALKLAQALECEQNGSAPCGQCVSCTKVQRLIHPDVQVLLPYPSDADPEDLHERLARLAVEPYATVDYMRRPVLDDPTKTPSKQAFYTVARINEALRRTMGFKPLEGRYKVAILVDADRMRVEAANAFLKLLEEPTPQTVFVLTTERPELLLPTIRSRCQALRFDPLPADVIAQALVLHQGVPEQQAQVLARMADGSYSRALDLLANEVLQADRQQALDFFRQAYRFHSEALIEQLEALAELGRERLKGLLRLMLSWVRDLVFYRTLGENAPLINIDQREAIARFCQNLPQADLEGMVRLLEEAIVLIERNVQPLLVLSVLAAGLQEAMRGKAPERLLMALDDPWVLGLA; encoded by the coding sequence ATGGCTTGGGAGCAGATTCTGGGACAAGCACGTGTAGTTGAAGCGCTGCGCCGGGCATTGGAAAGCCATCGCATCGCCCATGCTTACCTATTTTACGGTCCTTATGGAACAGGAAAGCGGGCGGTAGCCCTAAAGTTGGCGCAGGCGCTGGAATGTGAGCAAAACGGTAGTGCCCCCTGTGGCCAATGCGTTAGCTGCACCAAGGTGCAGCGCTTGATTCACCCCGACGTGCAGGTGCTGCTGCCCTATCCTAGCGATGCTGATCCGGAGGATCTGCACGAACGTTTGGCCCGCTTGGCCGTTGAGCCCTATGCTACGGTAGACTACATGCGCCGGCCTGTACTCGACGATCCTACCAAGACGCCTAGCAAACAGGCTTTCTACACTGTGGCCCGTATTAACGAAGCATTGCGGCGCACTATGGGGTTCAAGCCGCTTGAAGGGCGCTACAAAGTAGCCATTTTGGTCGACGCCGATCGCATGCGCGTTGAGGCCGCAAATGCCTTTTTGAAATTACTCGAGGAGCCGACACCCCAAACGGTTTTTGTGCTCACTACAGAACGGCCGGAGCTGCTGCTGCCAACGATTCGTTCCCGCTGCCAAGCCTTACGTTTTGATCCTTTGCCCGCCGACGTGATTGCCCAAGCGTTGGTTTTGCACCAGGGGGTGCCCGAGCAGCAGGCACAGGTGCTGGCCCGCATGGCCGATGGCTCCTACAGCCGTGCGCTGGATCTGCTGGCCAACGAAGTGCTTCAGGCCGATCGTCAACAGGCCCTGGATTTCTTCCGGCAAGCTTATCGTTTTCACAGTGAAGCGCTGATCGAACAGCTCGAGGCACTAGCTGAACTGGGCAGGGAACGGCTCAAAGGCCTTTTGCGGCTTATGCTAAGCTGGGTACGTGACTTGGTCTTTTATCGCACACTTGGGGAAAACGCACCGCTAATCAACATTGATCAACGCGAAGCCATTGCGCGCTTTTGTCAAAACTTACCTCAAGCCGATTTAGAAGGTATGGTGCGTCTTCTTGAGGAAGCCATAGTGCTCATTGAGCGCAATGTCCAACCGCTGCTGGTGCTTAGCGTCTTAGCCGCTGGCCTCCAAGAGGCCATGCGTGGAAAAGCCCCAGAGCGGCTTCTCATGGCGCTGGATGACCCTTGGGTGCTCGGATTGGCCTAG